One genomic region from Drosophila busckii strain San Diego stock center, stock number 13000-0081.31 chromosome 3R, ASM1175060v1, whole genome shotgun sequence encodes:
- the LOC108601765 gene encoding carcinine transporter, producing MKDKLEMENSRKSSTAPSTVYEMEVDESEFNDPFQQLMEKVGNHGRYQTFNNYVLVGGLSFSGAMIYMNIILALNIPDHWCTVPGREQTNYTLDQWRNLTLPKQTDNRGKETFSTCEMYDTNFTEIQDWTHWNMSQRSNETTVCQNGWTYDQTWYDSTIPTQENWVCAKDLFVTNVFVVGRITEVVGSFIFGQLGDSYGRRLVFYISVVFCSVGRFGTILSTSSYTWFQVMSSIVGLSVNSLFQSPQIIGMEISREEDRSRIAFFQSVGWSVGTTLMPLLFWWLRDWYSFMWLSSLPTALILIFFKFIIESPRWLISKQRFADAIVQLKKIAKINGREFDVTEKQLADIYSRNTSEATYGIASLFAGWRLARNTIIMGFSWCVVAVSYFTLVLFSSRMAGNPFLNFLYQSIVEIPAYVVGKYMGDKFGRRFTNSMSFLVSFGICLPIIALAPHEEYEWLMIFLATAIKFLNALTFFLANLQCMEIYPTCMRQTGIALGTILANAIGVLAPYLVYLGTTVDIRAPYYILGTLFLLGGTGALFLPETLHKRLPDSMEEAKNFGRHDKFFSLPKAPPAQDVKLASQPELTKLNKPEFRP from the exons ATGAAAGACAAGCTGGAAATGGAAAACAGTCGCAAATCGTCGACAGCGCCATCAACCGTATACGAAATGGAAGTGGACGAGTCCGAGTTTAATGATCCCTTCCAGCAGCTCATGGAAAAAGTCGGCAATCATGGCCGCTATCAGACGTTTAACAATTATGTGCTGGTGGGCGGTCTAAGCTTCAGCGGCGCCATGATCTACATGAATATAATACTAGCGTTGAATATACCCGATCACTGGTGCACCGTGCCGGGCAGAGAGCAAACAAACTATACGCTGGATCAATGGCGCAATCTAACGCTACCCAA GCAAACAGACAATCGCGGCAAGGAGACGTTTAGTACCTGCGAAATGTACGATACGAACTTTACAGAGATTCAAGATTGGACGCACTGGAACATGAGCCAGCGCAGCAACGAGACCACAG TTTGCCAGAATGGCTGGACCTATGACCAGACGTGGTACGACAGCACAATACCCACGCAGGAGAACTGGGTATGCGCCAAGGATTTGTTTGTAACGAATGTGTTTGTTGTGGGCCGCATTACGGAAGTGGTCGGCTCATTTATATTTGGACAATTGGGCGATTC CTATGGACGGCGATTAGTGTTCTATATAAGCGTCGTCTTCTGCTCGGTGGGACGCTTTGGCACAATACTGAGCACGAGCTCTTACACTTGGTTCCAGGTCATGTCCAGCATTGTGGGCCTCAGCGTCAACAGTCTGTTTCAATCGCCACAAATTATTGGCATGGAAATCTCCAGGGA gGAGGATCGCAGTCGCATTGCTTTCTTTCAGAGCGTGGGCTGGTCCGTGGGCACGACGCTGATGCCGCTTCTGTTCTGGTGGCTGCGCGATTGGTACTCCTTTATGTGGCTATCCTCGCTGCCCACGGCgctgattttaattttcttcaa GTTTATCATTGAATCACCGCGCTGGTTGATTAGCAAGCAACGCTTCGCTGATGCCATTGTGCAGCTCAAGAAGATAGCCAAAATTAATGGACGCGAATTCGATGTGACGGAGAAGCAGCTGGCGGATATCTACAGTCGGAACACCAGCGAGGCCACCTATGGCATTGCCTCACTGTTCGCTGGCTGGCGCCTGGCGCGCAATACCATCATCATGGGCTTCAGCTG GTGCGTCGTCGCTGTCTCCTATTTCACATTGGTGCTATTCAGTTCGCGCATGGCGGGCAATCCGTTTCTAAACTTTTTGTACCAGAGCATTGTGGAAATACCCGCCTATGTGGTGGGCAAGTACATGG GCGACAAATTCGGTCGACGCTTTACCAATTCGATGTCTTTTCTCGTATCCTTTGGCATCTGCCTGCCCATCATTGCGTTGGCGCCGCACGAGGAGTACGAGTGGCTGATGATCTTTTTGGCCACGGCCATCAAGTTCCTCAATGCGTTGACCTTCTTTCTGGCCAATCTGCAGTGCATGGAAATCTATCCCACATGCATGCGTCAAACGGGCATTGCCCTGGGCACCATTCTGGCCAATGCCATTGGCGTGCTGGCACCCTATCTGGTGTATCTGGGCACCACGGTGGATATACGCGCTCCTTACTATATACTGGGCACACTCTTTCTGCTGGGCGGAACCGGTGCTCTCTTCTTGCCAGAGACGCTGCACAAGCGGCTGCCAGACTCGATGGAGGAGGCCAAGAACTTTGGCAGACACGAT aaATTCTTCAGTCTGCCAAAAGCGCCGCCGGCCCAAGACGTCAAGCTGGCGTCACAGCCGGAGCTAACCAAGCTGAATAAGCCAGAGTTTAGGCCTTAA